A single window of Undibacterium sp. 5I1 DNA harbors:
- a CDS encoding ribonuclease catalytic domain-containing protein has product MNLFFEESGDFKAGSVMSQTGEAYQVELASGKRSKVRVKDVLLQFASPDASSLFTQAKTLAAEIDLEFLWEVAGEEEFGFAELGAEYFGHAPKPEEAAGLILALHGAPVYFYKKGRGRYKAAPEASLKAALAGIEKKKQQAIIQAGYVEELKQHRLPDAFKSLALQLLFKPEKNGIEYKAFAEACDALQMSPQRLMLACGGVKSAKDLHFSKFLFENFPKGISFPQAPIPALPVDLPIADVQAFSIDDVTTTEIDDAFSVVMLANDQIRIGIHIAAPALGIQRNDALDMIARSRMSTVYMPGDKITMLPDALVETYTLGEGQTRPALSLYVTLNTSDWSVISTETKLEAIPMASNLRHNDLDALVTEENLANDAGDYPHKAEIAQIWQWAQVLEKGRMAKREGFGLKPEQTNRVDFNFYVEDDVVSIVRRKRGAPLDKMVAELMIFANSTWGKFMADHGIPGIYRAQGGGSGGWAAKMQVRMVTHAAPHQGLGVDQYAWSTSPLRRYTDLVNQWQIIACVQHGVTAPLVAPFKPKDADLFAIVSGFDAAYAAYADFQNNMERYWCLRWLGQENARQVEAVVLKDEVLRLVDIPLIIRLPGMPQMARGAQVKLDILRWDEVDLSVEARVLEMLSSVTDEGLGEMDESDDDTAAAVDTEVDTETQTAPENESLDQSGSIDNNADTSEDQKLEADTVTADVKSDPDLVADN; this is encoded by the coding sequence ATGAATTTATTTTTTGAAGAATCCGGTGATTTTAAAGCGGGTAGTGTGATGTCCCAAACCGGCGAGGCATATCAGGTAGAACTCGCCAGCGGCAAGCGCAGCAAAGTGCGCGTTAAAGATGTGCTACTGCAATTTGCTTCACCCGATGCCAGCAGCTTGTTCACACAGGCAAAAACCTTGGCGGCAGAAATTGATCTGGAATTTTTATGGGAAGTCGCAGGCGAGGAGGAGTTTGGGTTTGCCGAACTTGGTGCCGAATATTTTGGGCATGCACCCAAACCGGAAGAAGCCGCAGGTCTGATCTTGGCCTTGCATGGTGCACCGGTTTATTTCTACAAAAAAGGTCGCGGTCGTTATAAGGCGGCGCCAGAGGCGTCGTTAAAAGCCGCATTGGCTGGGATAGAGAAGAAAAAGCAGCAAGCGATTATCCAGGCAGGCTATGTAGAAGAGTTAAAGCAGCATCGCTTGCCAGATGCGTTCAAATCACTGGCCTTGCAACTGCTGTTTAAGCCAGAAAAAAATGGCATCGAATATAAAGCCTTTGCCGAAGCCTGCGATGCACTGCAAATGTCGCCACAACGCTTGATGCTGGCTTGCGGTGGCGTGAAGAGCGCTAAAGATTTGCATTTCTCCAAGTTTTTGTTTGAGAACTTCCCGAAAGGTATTAGCTTCCCGCAAGCGCCTATTCCTGCCTTGCCGGTGGATTTGCCCATAGCGGATGTGCAAGCGTTTTCGATTGATGACGTGACCACGACAGAAATTGACGATGCATTTTCCGTCGTCATGCTGGCTAATGATCAAATACGTATCGGTATCCACATAGCGGCACCAGCGCTGGGCATACAACGCAATGATGCACTCGACATGATTGCGCGCTCGCGTATGTCGACCGTGTACATGCCTGGCGATAAGATCACCATGTTGCCAGATGCCTTGGTAGAGACTTATACCTTGGGCGAGGGGCAGACTCGTCCGGCGCTGTCCTTATATGTGACGCTCAATACCAGCGACTGGAGTGTGATCTCGACGGAAACCAAGTTGGAAGCCATTCCGATGGCATCCAATTTGCGCCACAATGATCTGGACGCCTTAGTCACCGAAGAGAATCTCGCCAATGATGCTGGTGACTATCCGCATAAAGCCGAGATCGCGCAGATCTGGCAATGGGCGCAAGTATTGGAAAAAGGTCGCATGGCGAAGCGCGAAGGTTTTGGTTTAAAGCCAGAACAAACCAATCGCGTCGATTTCAATTTTTATGTAGAAGATGATGTCGTATCCATCGTCCGCCGCAAGCGTGGCGCGCCTTTGGATAAGATGGTTGCCGAGCTGATGATTTTTGCCAATAGTACCTGGGGTAAATTCATGGCAGATCATGGTATCCCCGGTATTTACCGAGCGCAGGGTGGTGGCTCCGGTGGTTGGGCGGCCAAGATGCAAGTGCGCATGGTCACGCATGCTGCGCCGCATCAGGGCTTGGGCGTGGATCAATATGCCTGGAGCACTTCACCACTGCGTCGCTATACCGATTTGGTCAATCAATGGCAGATCATTGCCTGCGTCCAGCATGGTGTTACTGCGCCGCTGGTTGCGCCGTTCAAGCCAAAAGACGCCGACCTGTTTGCGATTGTGTCCGGTTTTGATGCCGCCTATGCCGCCTATGCCGATTTCCAAAATAATATGGAAAGATATTGGTGCTTGCGTTGGTTAGGGCAAGAGAACGCACGTCAGGTTGAGGCAGTCGTCTTGAAGGATGAAGTGCTGCGTCTGGTCGATATTCCATTGATTATCCGCTTGCCGGGTATGCCGCAAATGGCGCGTGGTGCACAAGTCAAACTGGATATTCTGCGTTGGGATGAAGTTGATCTCAGCGTCGAGGCGCGGGTTCTGGAAATGCTTTCCAGCGTCACCGATGAAGGTTTGGGTGAGATGGATGAGAGCGATGACGATACTGCCGCTGCGGTTGATACTGAGGTTGATACTGAAACTCAGACTGCACCAGAAAACGAATCACTGGATCAGTCTGGCAGCATCGATAACAACGCTGATACCTCAGAAGATCAGAAACTTGAAGCCGATACGGTAACGGCCGATGTAAAATCAGATCCAGATCTGGTGGCAGATAATTAA
- a CDS encoding TonB family protein, whose translation MKSILDNLILSIAIMVSLVLHGTILLLHFVAPHPAEVVAADPGLEVILVNAKHDKKPLKAEALAQADLDGGGANDSGRAKSPLPDMRKTENGDSIMVAKRKVEELEEQQKKLMDQVNLKTRVNTPPPTDNKPNDAKPTSNGQDHVDSTQALARMAAEISQSIEDQNKRPRKTFITPSTQAVGYAVYYKTLQKRVEDIGTLDFPQKNGKKLYGELIVYIPIFQDGTIYEKDGGPKVEKSSGNPALDAAALRIVRRAAPFGKFPPNMRSNDKDDLWIVITRFKFTRDQQLETELRGGGN comes from the coding sequence GTGAAATCCATCTTAGACAATCTGATTCTCTCCATCGCTATCATGGTCTCGTTGGTATTGCATGGGACGATATTGCTACTGCATTTTGTCGCGCCACATCCGGCAGAAGTCGTGGCCGCTGACCCTGGTTTAGAAGTCATCTTGGTCAACGCCAAACACGATAAAAAGCCACTCAAAGCAGAAGCATTGGCGCAAGCCGATCTGGATGGTGGCGGCGCCAACGACAGCGGACGTGCTAAATCACCTTTGCCTGATATGCGTAAAACTGAAAACGGCGACAGCATCATGGTCGCCAAGCGCAAAGTAGAGGAATTAGAAGAGCAGCAAAAAAAATTGATGGATCAAGTCAATTTAAAAACCCGCGTCAACACACCGCCCCCAACCGACAACAAGCCAAACGACGCTAAACCGACCAGCAATGGACAAGATCATGTCGACAGCACGCAGGCGCTGGCACGCATGGCGGCTGAAATTTCGCAAAGTATAGAAGACCAGAATAAGCGCCCCCGTAAAACTTTTATTACACCCAGCACCCAGGCAGTTGGTTACGCGGTGTATTACAAGACTTTGCAAAAGCGAGTGGAAGATATTGGTACCTTGGATTTTCCGCAAAAAAACGGCAAAAAATTATATGGCGAGTTGATTGTGTACATTCCGATTTTTCAGGACGGCACTATTTATGAAAAAGATGGCGGTCCAAAAGTCGAGAAGTCATCAGGTAATCCCGCATTAGACGCCGCCGCTTTACGTATCGTCAGACGTGCAGCGCCGTTTGGTAAATTCCCACCCAATATGCGCTCGAATGATAAAGACGATTTGTGGATAGTGATCACCCGTTTTAAATTTACCCGTGACCAGCAGTTAGAAACCGAATTGCGCGGAGGTGGCAATTGA
- the aroE gene encoding shikimate dehydrogenase → MAPSVPDRYVVIGNPIAHSKSPSIHASFAMQTVQHIDYQRLLAPLDGFADCVQAFRSAGGKGANITVPFKLEAFVLATQLTPRALAAGAVNTLKFDGEEIIGDNTDGQGLVTDIVQNAGIVLKAKRILLLGAGGAARGAILPLLEQHPAQLIIANRSLVRARELVALAHQYNPDAASNSRVKAVPFADAAGIFDVVINATSASLQDDLPPVPAGVFASHTFAYDMMYGAQPTTFLRYAAGQGAQTRDGLGMLVEQAAAAFQLWRGVQPETQKILADLRMALAVPAHATAPVSTTAPEPT, encoded by the coding sequence ATTGCTCCGTCAGTGCCCGATCGTTATGTGGTGATCGGTAATCCGATTGCGCATAGCAAATCGCCGTCTATTCATGCCAGCTTTGCGATGCAGACTGTGCAACATATCGACTATCAGCGTTTGCTGGCACCGCTAGATGGTTTTGCGGATTGTGTGCAGGCATTCCGCTCTGCGGGCGGTAAAGGTGCCAACATCACCGTGCCTTTTAAGCTGGAAGCATTTGTATTAGCCACCCAACTGACACCGCGCGCACTAGCCGCCGGCGCGGTAAATACGCTCAAGTTTGATGGTGAGGAGATCATCGGCGATAACACCGATGGACAAGGCCTGGTCACTGATATTGTGCAAAACGCAGGCATAGTATTGAAAGCGAAACGTATTTTGTTACTGGGCGCAGGCGGAGCAGCGCGCGGTGCAATTCTTCCCTTATTAGAACAACATCCGGCACAACTCATCATCGCTAATCGTAGCTTGGTACGCGCACGAGAGTTAGTCGCACTGGCACATCAGTACAATCCCGATGCCGCGAGCAATAGCAGAGTTAAGGCAGTGCCATTTGCTGACGCAGCGGGCATCTTTGATGTCGTCATCAACGCCACCTCAGCCAGTTTGCAGGACGATCTGCCGCCTGTTCCTGCCGGTGTATTTGCGTCCCATACCTTTGCCTACGACATGATGTATGGCGCGCAACCAACGACGTTTCTGCGCTATGCCGCCGGGCAAGGTGCGCAGACCAGAGATGGCTTGGGTATGCTGGTAGAACAAGCCGCCGCTGCGTTCCAGTTGTGGCGCGGCGTGCAACCAGAGACGCAGAAAATATTAGCTGATTTACGCATGGCTTTAGCTGTACCTGCACATGCAACTGCACCTGTATCGACAACAGCACCGGAGCCAACATGA
- the mtgA gene encoding monofunctional biosynthetic peptidoglycan transglycosylase yields the protein MKRVLLWLILLPLLLFVLLQAYFLLQICWWVHFNPSSTSFMRHQLDLLQEKNPDAKLQQKWVPYAKISNNLKRAVIASEDDTFVDHEGVDWEALQKAYEKNQKKGKVVSGGSTITQQLAKNLFLSGQRSYLRKGQELIITYMLELCMDKERILEIYLNVVEWGVGVFGAEAASQHYYGVTAAALSPTQAARLAVMLPKPRYFDKNTGSGYLQRRSELILRRMNSAELP from the coding sequence ATGAAGCGCGTCCTTTTATGGCTGATCCTGTTGCCACTATTATTATTTGTGTTGTTGCAGGCGTATTTCTTATTGCAAATTTGCTGGTGGGTACATTTCAATCCCTCATCTACTAGTTTCATGCGACATCAATTAGATCTGCTACAAGAGAAAAATCCCGACGCCAAACTTCAACAGAAGTGGGTGCCGTACGCTAAGATTTCTAATAACCTAAAGCGTGCCGTGATTGCCTCAGAGGACGATACTTTTGTCGATCATGAAGGAGTCGATTGGGAAGCCTTGCAAAAGGCTTATGAGAAAAATCAGAAGAAGGGCAAGGTCGTTTCTGGTGGTTCCACCATCACCCAGCAATTGGCTAAAAATTTATTCTTGTCCGGCCAGCGCAGCTACCTGCGCAAAGGACAAGAATTAATTATTACCTACATGCTAGAACTCTGCATGGATAAAGAACGTATCTTAGAAATTTATTTAAACGTAGTGGAGTGGGGCGTCGGCGTATTCGGTGCAGAGGCAGCATCCCAGCATTATTACGGTGTGACGGCGGCGGCACTCAGCCCAACCCAGGCGGCAAGGCTGGCCGTCATGTTACCCAAGCCTAGATACTTTGATAAAAATACTGGATCCGGCTACCTGCAAAGGCGTAGTGAACTGATCTTAAGACGAATGAATTCTGCTGAACTACCATGA